In Salmonella enterica subsp. enterica serovar Typhimurium str. LT2, a single window of DNA contains:
- the fimW gene encoding putative fimbrial protein (fimbriae W protein. (SW:FIMW_SALTY)), whose product MLRIAIKEQNSHFEHGLKIIMTRLANQWQQKIDFLPPEEIDNADIAFLALDDDWFSAGCYQIPMHTQHQLRAIICNKCDKEKLMFRPCLYMLPHIYREDDVEEITRKMILILHKRALRHSVPSGICHYCTTRHFSVTERHLLKLIASGYHLSETAALLSLSEEQTKSLRRSIMRKLHVKTEQQFLKYIRVNLHFLLSK is encoded by the coding sequence ATGCTGCGTATCGCTATTAAGGAACAAAACAGTCACTTTGAGCATGGGTTGAAAATCATCATGACGCGTCTGGCGAATCAATGGCAGCAGAAAATTGACTTTCTGCCGCCAGAAGAGATAGATAATGCCGATATCGCTTTCCTGGCCCTGGATGATGATTGGTTCAGCGCTGGCTGTTATCAGATACCTATGCATACCCAACATCAGCTACGGGCGATTATTTGTAATAAATGCGATAAAGAAAAGCTCATGTTCAGACCATGTCTGTATATGCTGCCGCATATTTATCGGGAAGATGATGTTGAAGAAATTACCCGGAAAATGATATTGATCTTACATAAACGAGCGCTTCGACATAGCGTCCCTTCTGGCATTTGCCACTACTGCACGACTCGTCATTTTTCAGTAACAGAACGTCACCTGTTAAAACTGATCGCCAGCGGTTATCATTTAAGCGAAACGGCCGCTTTACTTTCACTTTCTGAAGAGCAGACAAAGTCACTCCGCCGGAGCATTATGCGAAAATTACATGTTAAAACGGAGCAGCAGTTTTTAAAATATATTAGAGTTAACCTTCATTTCTTACTCAGTAAGTAA
- the fimH gene encoding minor fimbrial subunit (FIMH protein precursor. (SW:FIMH_SALTY)), producing MKIYSALLLAGTALFFTHPALATVCRNSNGTATDIFYDLSDVFTSGNNQPGQVVTLPEKSGWVGVNATCPAGTTVNYTYRSYVSELPVQSTEGNFKYLKLNDYLLGAMSITDSVAGVFYPPRNYILMGVDYNVSQQKPFGVQDSKLVFKLKVIRPFINMVTIPRQTMFTVYVTTSTGDALSTPVYTISYSGKVEVPQNCEVNAGQVVEFDFGDIGASLFSQAGAGNRPQGVTPQTKTIAIKCTNVAAQAYLSMRLEAEKASGQAMVSDNPDLGFVVANSNGTPLTPNNLSSKIPFHLDDNAAARVGIRAWPISVTGIKPAEGPFTARGYLRVDYD from the coding sequence ATGAAAATATACTCAGCGCTATTGCTGGCGGGGACCGCGCTCTTTTTCACCCATCCCGCGCTGGCGACGGTTTGCCGTAATTCAAACGGGACGGCGACCGATATCTTTTACGACCTGTCAGATGTTTTCACCAGCGGCAATAATCAGCCGGGACAGGTGGTGACGCTGCCGGAAAAATCAGGTTGGGTCGGCGTAAACGCGACGTGCCCGGCGGGGACAACGGTGAATTATACCTACCGAAGCTATGTATCAGAATTACCGGTACAAAGTACCGAAGGAAATTTTAAATACCTCAAGTTGAATGACTACCTTCTGGGCGCGATGAGCATCACCGATAGTGTCGCTGGCGTATTTTATCCGCCCCGTAACTATATTCTCATGGGCGTCGACTATAACGTGTCGCAGCAAAAGCCGTTTGGCGTGCAGGACTCAAAGCTGGTTTTTAAATTAAAAGTGATACGGCCTTTTATTAATATGGTGACGATCCCTCGCCAGACAATGTTTACCGTCTATGTGACGACCTCTACCGGCGACGCGTTGAGCACGCCGGTATATACCATTAGCTACAGCGGCAAAGTGGAAGTGCCGCAAAACTGTGAAGTGAATGCCGGACAGGTCGTGGAGTTTGATTTCGGCGATATCGGCGCGTCGTTATTTAGTCAGGCGGGGGCGGGTAATCGTCCGCAAGGCGTCACGCCGCAAACGAAAACCATTGCTATCAAATGTACCAACGTCGCGGCGCAGGCCTATTTATCGATGCGGCTTGAAGCCGAAAAGGCCTCAGGGCAGGCGATGGTGTCCGATAATCCGGATTTAGGCTTTGTGGTTGCTAATAGCAACGGTACGCCGCTTACACCCAATAATTTGTCGAGTAAAATTCCGTTTCATCTTGATGATAACGCCGCCGCTCGCGTAGGTATTCGCGCCTGGCCAATCAGCGTGACGGGGATTAAACCGGCGGAAGGGCCGTTTACTGCGCGCGGCTATCTACGAGTCGATTATGATTAA
- the fimF gene encoding putative fimbrial protein (fimbrial-like protein FIMF precursor. (SW:FIMF_SALTY)) — MILRRVFIAIGCVLFSPLSQANSSLGEVNIELRGNVVDFTCAVVAGDSNKSVNLGTWPTKQLHAAGDATQPVAFSLKLEGCPPGSASITFSGTPAPGTALLALADTAMAQKLAIEIRDGDQRRLPLEQASKAVDIDNNGNATLKFYANYIALADGVQPGLANADATFLINYN, encoded by the coding sequence ATGATCCTTCGGCGCGTTTTCATCGCTATCGGTTGTGTTTTGTTCAGCCCGCTGAGTCAGGCCAACTCATCTCTGGGCGAAGTGAATATTGAACTGCGCGGTAACGTGGTGGATTTTACCTGCGCCGTGGTGGCGGGCGACAGTAACAAGTCGGTTAACCTCGGCACCTGGCCGACAAAACAGCTTCACGCCGCCGGTGACGCTACGCAACCGGTAGCCTTTAGCCTAAAACTTGAAGGTTGCCCGCCGGGGTCGGCGTCTATAACGTTTTCCGGGACGCCAGCGCCCGGCACGGCATTACTGGCGCTTGCTGATACGGCAATGGCGCAAAAACTGGCGATTGAAATTCGCGATGGCGATCAACGTCGATTGCCACTTGAACAGGCCAGCAAGGCCGTCGATATTGACAACAACGGCAATGCTACCCTGAAATTCTATGCGAACTATATCGCCTTAGCCGATGGCGTGCAGCCCGGACTTGCTAACGCGGATGCGACCTTCCTGATCAATTACAATTAG
- a CDS encoding putative inner membrane protein — protein sequence MRRKMVNNRLKMVIAILIVFSLVYSIGFITPMNSDDYTYALRELSLSSVKMHYLGWSGRVVSDTISTSLLKFFSPHIYNAINSAALTLMVLCWTMIPATLTKSSPSPYVMIFLFFLYFVANPALGQTNFWLVGSANYLWTNMFIAIYILISIYLSNGKKSNLILFVYAISSIFAGCSNENTSLVVVLISVAYFFIMNRNKYLLIGVFGSAIGAGVLLLAPGNLSRASTIQDWYNQPLAWRVLEHFSERLPSAMGAYWQVYIAFIILLISVVLSRNSSSKLMFGSFLFMLGAIAANVAFLASPAMPSRALNGALCFMILSISFVAHSAFTKFNKASIYLSVTTYAMAFLYFIPSYILYYSSIKSISKQTEIREEIIDRAKHNKQDQAIIPDYYFPPVLHAGPSLDTFNSEAMSRYYGIDLKITAPGFFDYSRAFNFKPLNINAKICNNVYIKSLWIYKQQMGIKTFVIFEFNKNPADSLDENTAMFISFKTKDGKIINADVDKKTFQIDGRWLSGRAINGIDSNELESITSGTWDVRTGARTNENITEIIK from the coding sequence ATGAGAAGAAAAATGGTTAACAATAGATTAAAAATGGTAATCGCTATCCTTATAGTTTTCTCGTTGGTGTATTCAATAGGATTTATCACACCAATGAACTCTGATGACTATACTTATGCCCTAAGAGAGCTTTCGCTTTCTAGCGTAAAAATGCACTATTTGGGATGGAGCGGAAGGGTTGTGTCAGATACGATCAGCACATCTCTATTAAAGTTTTTCTCCCCGCATATTTACAATGCAATAAACTCAGCAGCGCTAACATTAATGGTGTTGTGCTGGACAATGATCCCAGCTACATTAACAAAGTCGTCACCGTCCCCATATGTGATGATTTTCTTATTTTTCTTATACTTCGTTGCAAATCCAGCCCTCGGTCAAACTAACTTCTGGCTTGTTGGGTCAGCAAATTACTTATGGACCAACATGTTCATTGCCATTTATATACTAATTTCTATATATTTAAGCAATGGTAAAAAATCCAATTTAATACTCTTTGTATATGCCATATCATCGATATTTGCAGGTTGCTCAAATGAAAATACATCTCTTGTAGTTGTATTAATTTCTGTAGCATATTTCTTTATAATGAATAGAAATAAATATTTACTGATTGGCGTATTCGGATCTGCAATAGGCGCGGGGGTTCTCCTGCTGGCTCCGGGAAACCTATCCCGTGCGTCTACAATACAAGACTGGTACAATCAACCACTTGCATGGAGGGTTCTTGAGCACTTTTCAGAAAGGCTGCCATCAGCAATGGGGGCATATTGGCAGGTCTATATTGCATTTATAATACTACTAATCTCTGTAGTGTTATCAAGGAATAGTAGCAGCAAACTTATGTTTGGAAGCTTTTTATTCATGCTGGGTGCAATTGCTGCAAATGTTGCGTTCCTTGCATCTCCTGCAATGCCCAGCAGGGCTCTCAATGGAGCACTCTGCTTTATGATTCTTTCGATTTCCTTTGTTGCTCATTCTGCATTTACGAAATTTAACAAGGCTTCCATTTATTTATCTGTTACTACATATGCAATGGCTTTTTTATATTTCATCCCATCATACATCCTCTATTACTCATCAATTAAATCAATAAGCAAACAAACGGAGATTAGGGAAGAAATAATAGACAGGGCGAAACATAACAAACAAGATCAAGCGATAATTCCTGATTATTACTTTCCACCGGTACTGCATGCAGGCCCAAGTCTTGATACGTTTAACAGTGAAGCAATGTCTAGATACTACGGGATTGATTTGAAAATAACTGCTCCAGGATTTTTCGACTATTCACGAGCCTTTAATTTCAAGCCTCTTAATATTAACGCAAAAATATGTAACAACGTTTATATAAAATCATTATGGATATATAAACAGCAAATGGGCATTAAAACCTTTGTAATATTTGAGTTTAATAAAAATCCTGCTGATTCTCTTGATGAGAATACAGCGATGTTCATTAGCTTTAAAACAAAGGATGGAAAAATTATAAATGCAGATGTCGACAAGAAGACATTCCAAATAGACGGAAGATGGCTTTCCGGGCGGGCGATTAACGGCATAGATTCAAATGAATTAGAATCAATTACATCTGGGACATGGGACGTTAGAACAGGGGCGAGGACAAATGAGAATATTACGGAAATAATTAAATAA
- a CDS encoding putative transport protein (similar to E. coli putative inner membrane component for iron transport (AAC73676.1); Blastp hit to AAC73676.1 (1047 aa), 82% identity in aa 981 - 1044) encodes MRPKAMTVAVIIAGLLPVLWGTGAGSEVMSRITAPLLSLFIIPAAYKLMWLRRHRRLAA; translated from the coding sequence GTGCGGCCAAAAGCCATGACGGTAGCGGTGATTATCGCCGGTCTGCTACCTGTTTTATGGGGGACCGGCGCGGGTTCTGAGGTGATGAGCCGTATTACCGCGCCATTGCTGTCGCTGTTCATCATTCCGGCAGCCTACAAGCTGATGTGGCTGCGCAGGCATCGTCGCCTTGCGGCATAA
- the fimZ gene encoding fimbrial protein Z (putative transcriptional regulator (LuxR/UhpA family); fimbriae Z protein. (SW:FIMZ_SALTY)), with amino-acid sequence MKPASVIIMDEHPIVRMSIEVLLGKNSNIQVVLKTDDSRTAIEYLRTYPVDLVILDIELPGTDGFTLLKRIKSIQEHTRILFLSSKSEAFYAGRAIRAGANGFVSKRKDLNDIYNAVKMILSGYSFFPSETLNFISNTRTPKGGHHDMPLSNREVTVLRYLANGMSNKEIAEQLLLSNKTISAHKANIFSKLGLHSIVELIDYAKSHELL; translated from the coding sequence ATGAAACCTGCATCTGTTATCATTATGGACGAACACCCTATTGTAAGAATGTCGATCGAAGTTTTACTCGGTAAAAATAGCAATATTCAGGTTGTCCTGAAAACGGATGATAGCCGAACAGCGATAGAGTATCTGCGCACTTATCCTGTTGACCTTGTCATTCTGGATATTGAATTACCGGGCACCGACGGCTTTACCTTACTTAAACGAATCAAATCTATCCAGGAACATACCCGGATACTTTTTTTATCGTCGAAATCAGAGGCTTTTTATGCCGGAAGAGCAATAAGAGCGGGCGCAAACGGATTTGTAAGTAAACGCAAAGACCTCAATGATATTTATAATGCGGTAAAAATGATTTTATCCGGCTATTCTTTTTTCCCATCTGAGACGCTTAATTTCATCAGTAATACCCGTACCCCCAAAGGCGGGCACCATGATATGCCACTATCTAACCGCGAAGTTACCGTGCTGCGCTATCTGGCCAATGGAATGTCTAACAAAGAAATTGCCGAGCAACTTTTATTGAGTAACAAGACTATCAGCGCGCATAAGGCCAATATATTTTCTAAACTTGGCCTTCACTCTATCGTTGAGCTTATCGATTACGCCAAATCACACGAATTATTGTAA
- a CDS encoding putative transposase gives MSGKRYPEEFKIEAVRQVVERGHSVSSAATHLDITTHSLYARIKKYGSNSSTNKEIKSSQMIRPESADSRKS, from the coding sequence ATGAGCGGTAAACGTTATCCCGAAGAGTTTAAAATTGAAGCGGTAAGACAGGTCGTTGAGCGTGGCCATTCTGTTTCCAGCGCCGCAACACATCTCGATATTACTACCCACAGTCTTTACGCCAGGATAAAGAAGTACGGGTCGAACTCCTCCACCAATAAAGAAATAAAGAGCAGTCAGATGATCAGACCGGAATCCGCCGACTCCCGAAAGAGTTGA
- the yfdH gene encoding putative glycosyltransferase (similar to E. coli putative glycan biosynthesis enzyme (AAC75410.1); Blastp hit to AAC75410.1 (306 aa), 88% identity in aa 1 - 306) — MKISLVVPVFNEEATIPIFYKTVREFEELKPYEVEIVFINDGSKDATESIINKIAASDPLVIPLSFTRNFGKEPALFAGLDHATGDAVIPIDVDLQDPIEVIPHLIEKWQAGADMVLAKRSDRSTDGRMKRKTAEWFYKLHNKISNPKIEENVGDFRLMSREVVENIKQMPERNLFMKGVLSWVGGKTDVVEYARAERVAGDSKFNGWKLWNLALEGITSFSTFPLRIWTYIGLFIAGMSFLYGAWMIIDKLIFGNNVPGYPSLLVSVLFLGGVQLIGIGILGEYIGRIYIETKKRPKYIIKNEKKNG; from the coding sequence ATGAAAATCTCGTTAGTCGTTCCGGTCTTCAATGAAGAAGCCACGATACCTATTTTCTATAAAACGGTTCGCGAGTTTGAAGAGCTAAAACCGTATGAAGTTGAGATTGTTTTCATCAACGATGGAAGCAAAGATGCGACTGAATCAATAATTAACAAAATAGCTGCATCTGATCCGCTCGTTATTCCGCTTTCGTTTACGCGAAACTTCGGTAAAGAACCTGCTCTTTTCGCGGGTCTCGACCATGCAACCGGGGATGCGGTCATTCCTATTGATGTCGATTTACAGGATCCGATAGAAGTAATCCCCCATCTCATTGAGAAGTGGCAGGCTGGCGCGGATATGGTGCTGGCTAAGCGCTCAGACCGCTCAACTGACGGGCGCATGAAGCGTAAGACAGCTGAATGGTTTTATAAGCTGCATAATAAAATCAGCAATCCGAAAATTGAAGAGAACGTTGGCGACTTTCGGTTAATGAGTCGTGAGGTTGTCGAAAATATTAAACAGATGCCAGAACGTAATCTGTTTATGAAAGGCGTTCTGTCATGGGTGGGCGGCAAGACTGATGTAGTTGAATACGCCCGCGCTGAGCGTGTTGCCGGCGATTCAAAATTCAATGGCTGGAAATTATGGAATCTGGCGCTGGAAGGAATAACTTCTTTCTCAACATTTCCGCTCCGCATATGGACTTACATTGGATTGTTTATTGCAGGTATGTCATTCCTTTACGGTGCATGGATGATTATTGATAAATTAATATTTGGAAATAATGTTCCTGGCTACCCGTCTCTTCTTGTTTCTGTACTTTTTCTGGGTGGCGTTCAATTGATAGGAATAGGTATTCTTGGGGAATATATTGGCAGGATTTACATAGAAACAAAAAAAAGGCCTAAGTACATAATTAAGAATGAGAAGAAAAATGGTTAA
- the rfbI gene encoding putative glycosyl translocase (similar to E. coli orf, hypothetical protein (AAC75409.1); Blastp hit to AAC75409.1 (120 aa), 81% identity in aa 1 - 120), with translation MLKLFAKYTSIGVLNTLIHWGVFAFCVYGMHTHQALANFSGFVIAVSFSFYANARFTFNASTTTLRYMMYVGFMGTLSAVVGWMADKCSLPPLLTLVTFSAISLICGFIYSKFIVFRDAK, from the coding sequence ATGTTGAAGTTATTCGCTAAGTACACATCGATCGGTGTTCTTAACACGCTTATTCATTGGGGCGTATTTGCTTTTTGTGTGTATGGGATGCATACGCATCAGGCGTTGGCGAACTTTTCCGGTTTTGTTATCGCCGTATCGTTCAGCTTCTATGCCAATGCGCGCTTCACCTTTAACGCCAGCACCACCACGCTTCGCTACATGATGTACGTGGGATTTATGGGAACACTGAGCGCCGTTGTTGGCTGGATGGCTGACAAATGTTCCCTGCCGCCACTCCTTACTCTTGTCACCTTTTCAGCTATCAGCCTGATATGCGGATTCATTTATTCAAAGTTCATTGTCTTTAGGGATGCGAAATGA
- a CDS encoding homology to integrase protein of phage (similar to E. coli prophage DLP12 integrase (AAC73638.1); Blastp hit to AAC73638.1 (387 aa), 80% identity in aa 345 - 386), giving the protein MIHRYAHLAPNHLTEHARKIDDIFGDDVPNMSHMENKEEIKKRNTLIYKWRALQDSNLRPTA; this is encoded by the coding sequence GTGATTCACAGATATGCTCACCTTGCACCTAATCATTTAACGGAACACGCGAGGAAAATAGACGACATTTTTGGTGATGATGTCCCAAATATGTCCCATATGGAAAATAAGGAGGAAATAAAGAAGCGTAACACGTTGATTTATAAGTGGCGCGCCCTGCAGGATTCGAACCTGCGACCCACGGCTTAG
- a CDS encoding putative diguanylate cyclase/phosphodiesterase domain 0, with product MVAQGILLKERINPPHLASSPTRHSYLNSELLKSEPIVNLSTAQLIGYEVLTQLPSEHDSEVFFQQLMLMEGIETSEQRSIAFYAGATMEQGYLWPAILPDIY from the coding sequence TTGGTGGCACAGGGTATTTTGTTAAAGGAAAGGATAAATCCCCCACACCTGGCGTCTTCGCCCACACGTCATTCATATCTCAACAGCGAATTGTTAAAATCTGAGCCAATCGTTAATCTCTCAACTGCGCAATTAATCGGCTATGAGGTCCTGACGCAACTTCCGTCAGAACATGATAGCGAAGTTTTTTTTCAGCAGTTAATGCTGATGGAAGGCATTGAAACATCAGAGCAACGAAGCATTGCTTTTTACGCTGGTGCAACGATGGAACAAGGTTATTTATGGCCAGCCATATTACCAGATATATATTAG
- the fimY gene encoding putative regulatory protein (fimbriae Y protein. (SW:FIMY_SALTY)): MRSVPRRERHRRLRNAKDCACRYHSPTPQIFDRLELLNQQLNYALPVGIISQAIITTDNYLGYSLSHYLFSGKRTAAFRSLDDISLWIEKGSLRQLIVDMEALPVSCIEALNQLRALSWQQSDIQIYLLVSDKTSAITQFIRMAGRFFVLSRRQNLASVREALLSASKPRLSESFSRTDWLMIETLAQGASLKEIARQQSVPYHRVVYRLKQLITLLNLPHRQSFLRLIQQLNVTFHDIF, from the coding sequence ATGCGCAGCGTACCACGCAGGGAAAGACACCGCCGTTTAAGAAATGCTAAAGACTGCGCCTGCCGTTATCACTCTCCAACGCCGCAGATATTTGATCGCCTTGAGTTACTGAACCAACAGCTCAATTATGCCTTGCCGGTTGGTATCATTTCTCAGGCAATAATTACAACTGACAACTACCTCGGCTATTCATTGAGTCACTACTTATTTTCCGGAAAACGTACCGCAGCATTCCGCTCATTAGATGACATTTCTTTGTGGATTGAAAAGGGGTCGCTCAGACAACTGATTGTAGATATGGAGGCGCTACCTGTCTCCTGTATTGAGGCGCTTAACCAGCTACGCGCGCTCAGTTGGCAACAAAGCGATATCCAGATTTACCTGCTGGTATCAGATAAAACCTCCGCTATAACACAGTTTATCCGTATGGCTGGGCGTTTTTTTGTCCTGTCGCGACGACAAAATCTGGCCTCAGTACGCGAAGCCTTGTTATCAGCCTCCAAACCTCGCTTATCGGAAAGCTTTAGCCGTACTGACTGGTTGATGATTGAAACTTTAGCGCAAGGCGCCTCTTTAAAAGAAATAGCACGTCAGCAAAGCGTACCTTATCATCGTGTAGTTTACCGGCTTAAACAACTTATCACCCTCCTTAACCTTCCCCACAGGCAAAGCTTTCTTCGGCTGATCCAGCAGCTAAACGTTACTTTCCACGACATTTTTTAA
- a CDS encoding sensor protein (similar to E. coli putative 2-component sensor protein (AAC73671.1); Blastp hit to AAC73671.1 (480 aa), 74% identity in aa 375 - 479) produces MLRRAISNLLSNTMRYTPPGKTITLRIKEADDQIHIIVENPGTPIAPEHLPLLFDRFYRVDPSRQRKGEGSGIGLAIVKSIVTAHRGKISVTSDTRATRFILTFPKHLR; encoded by the coding sequence ATGCTGCGCAGAGCGATCAGTAATTTACTCTCTAATACGATGCGCTATACGCCGCCGGGTAAAACCATTACTCTTCGGATAAAAGAAGCGGACGACCAGATACATATTATTGTTGAAAACCCCGGTACGCCAATCGCGCCGGAACATTTGCCGCTCCTTTTCGATCGTTTTTATCGCGTTGATCCCTCCCGCCAGCGTAAAGGGGAAGGCAGCGGTATAGGCCTGGCAATTGTAAAATCCATCGTCACTGCGCACCGGGGAAAAATTTCTGTCACCTCCGATACACGCGCTACTCGTTTTATTTTGACATTCCCCAAACACCTCCGTTGA